The following are from one region of the Leucobacter sp. Psy1 genome:
- a CDS encoding ATP-dependent helicase gives MSGPEDLLEALDPDQRAIAECLRGPVRVLAGAGTGKTRTITHRIAYGVRSGVYAADRVLAVTFTRKAAGELQGRLRALGAEGVRAHTFHGAALAQLSYFWPQFVGGPAPKVLSGKVATVSQAVEAQGWRFGAEALRDIAAEIEWRKVSMLSIDAYARQVDDRPLPAGLRAEQMVEAHRAYERLTDERKQIDFEDVLILLAGMLETEPRAALQVRERYGFFTVDEYQDVSPLQHALLQVWLGGRDEICVVGDASQTIYSFAGASSEHLLRFGTEHPGARSFTLERNYRSTPAIVRTANRLMRDRPGALTLEPIRNGGPEVAPLSWFGSEHDEADAVAASIAERIQSGVPASQIAVLYRTNSQSALVEEALTRRGVSFRVHGGQRFFDRADVRQVVIMMRGQAKVADPRPLFQIVSDILRSAGWTAQPPETAAGRERWEAMNAILGLVDEMPQGAGVREFADELTARQNAQHEPTLDAVTLSAIHSAKGLEWSLVHVIGLAEGTLPIAYASDEAGLEEERRLTYVALTRARDELRLSGSGGRAGRRGGRPPSRFVAETGLETRGAHDAPPR, from the coding sequence ATGAGCGGGCCTGAGGATCTCCTCGAAGCGCTCGACCCCGACCAGCGAGCGATCGCTGAGTGCCTCCGGGGGCCGGTACGCGTGCTCGCCGGAGCCGGAACGGGGAAGACGCGCACCATCACGCACCGGATCGCGTACGGCGTCCGCAGCGGCGTCTACGCTGCTGATCGAGTGCTCGCCGTCACCTTCACCCGGAAAGCGGCGGGCGAGCTCCAGGGGCGCTTGCGTGCGCTGGGCGCCGAAGGCGTCCGGGCGCACACCTTCCACGGTGCGGCGCTCGCCCAGCTCAGCTATTTCTGGCCCCAGTTCGTCGGGGGCCCGGCGCCCAAAGTGCTCTCCGGCAAGGTCGCGACGGTGTCTCAGGCGGTCGAGGCTCAGGGGTGGCGCTTCGGCGCCGAGGCGCTGCGCGATATCGCCGCCGAGATCGAGTGGCGGAAGGTCTCCATGCTCAGTATCGACGCGTATGCGCGGCAGGTCGATGATCGCCCGCTGCCGGCGGGGTTGCGCGCCGAGCAGATGGTGGAGGCGCATCGGGCGTACGAACGTCTGACCGATGAGCGCAAGCAGATCGACTTCGAAGATGTCCTCATCCTGCTTGCCGGGATGCTGGAGACCGAACCTCGTGCCGCGCTGCAGGTGCGCGAGCGGTACGGGTTCTTCACGGTCGATGAGTACCAGGACGTCTCGCCCCTGCAGCACGCGCTGTTGCAGGTCTGGCTTGGCGGACGCGATGAGATCTGCGTGGTCGGCGATGCCAGCCAGACGATTTACTCCTTCGCAGGTGCCTCGAGCGAGCACCTCCTGCGCTTCGGAACCGAGCATCCCGGGGCGCGCTCGTTCACGCTCGAGCGGAACTACCGTTCGACGCCCGCGATCGTGCGCACCGCGAACCGTCTGATGCGGGACCGCCCCGGAGCACTGACGCTCGAACCGATACGGAATGGAGGCCCCGAGGTGGCTCCCCTCTCCTGGTTCGGGAGCGAGCACGATGAAGCCGACGCGGTCGCCGCGTCCATCGCCGAACGGATTCAGTCGGGGGTCCCGGCCTCCCAGATCGCGGTCCTCTACCGGACGAACAGCCAGTCGGCGCTCGTCGAGGAGGCGCTCACCCGCCGGGGGGTGAGTTTCCGCGTGCACGGGGGTCAGCGCTTCTTCGATCGCGCCGACGTGCGTCAGGTGGTGATCATGATGCGGGGGCAGGCGAAGGTCGCCGATCCGCGTCCGCTCTTCCAGATCGTCAGCGATATCCTGCGGTCCGCCGGCTGGACGGCACAGCCGCCGGAGACCGCCGCGGGACGCGAGCGCTGGGAGGCGATGAACGCGATCCTGGGTCTTGTCGACGAGATGCCTCAGGGGGCCGGGGTGCGCGAGTTCGCGGACGAGCTGACGGCCAGGCAGAATGCGCAGCACGAGCCGACCTTGGATGCCGTGACCCTGAGCGCGATCCACTCGGCCAAGGGGCTCGAGTGGTCGCTGGTGCATGTGATCGGGCTCGCAGAGGGCACGCTGCCGATCGCGTACGCGAGCGATGAGGCCGGTCTCGAAGAGGAACGGCGCCTGACCTACGTCGCGCTGACGCGCGCGCGCGATGAACTCCGACTGTCGGGGAGCGGGGGCCGGGCCGGTCGTCGCGGAGGACGGCCGCCGTCGCGCTTCGTGGCCGAGACCGGACTTGAGACGCGCGGAGCGCACGACGCCCCTCCGAGGTGA
- a CDS encoding PDZ domain-containing protein, producing the protein MRDSEVDRRRTRLTIGFAIAALLVLVAAVTPSPFVVERPGPVIDTLGDVDVEGEELPVLSITGAETYPTTGSLSLTSVTLIGGPEHPTKWLSLIAPLFDRDQRIAPRSEFFPDGVTEEQRSAVNTAMMGSSQTQAAAAAAREMGMDVPGRVLVADVVEGGPGEGVLKPEDEIRTVGGAAVADVEALRAAVAEDDGAPIELGIVRDGQAMTVSVVPETPQGSDAPVIGITAGVDYELPFELDTSLEDIGGPSAGMIFALAIYDKLTPESLTEDRAVAGTGTIDGEGRIGGIGGLPQKIAGAAGADAELFLMPIENCADIPSRLPDNMAVAPVGTLDEALDAVAAFTAGDDVPGPEACDGVAAGAVS; encoded by the coding sequence ATGCGGGACTCGGAAGTCGATCGGCGGCGCACCAGGCTCACGATCGGGTTCGCGATCGCCGCGCTCCTCGTGCTGGTCGCAGCTGTCACGCCCTCGCCGTTCGTCGTCGAGCGCCCCGGCCCGGTCATCGACACCCTCGGCGACGTCGATGTCGAAGGCGAGGAGCTCCCGGTCCTGTCGATCACGGGCGCCGAGACCTATCCGACCACCGGATCGCTCTCGCTCACGAGTGTCACGCTCATCGGAGGCCCTGAGCATCCGACGAAGTGGTTGTCGCTCATCGCTCCGCTGTTCGATCGGGATCAGAGGATCGCGCCGCGATCCGAATTCTTCCCAGACGGCGTCACGGAGGAGCAGCGTTCCGCCGTCAACACCGCGATGATGGGGTCCTCGCAGACCCAGGCGGCCGCGGCTGCGGCGCGGGAGATGGGCATGGATGTTCCCGGCCGGGTGCTCGTCGCCGATGTCGTCGAGGGTGGTCCAGGGGAGGGCGTGCTCAAGCCGGAGGACGAGATCCGCACCGTTGGCGGCGCAGCGGTCGCCGATGTCGAGGCGCTCCGGGCGGCGGTCGCCGAAGATGACGGGGCGCCGATCGAGCTCGGGATCGTGCGCGACGGCCAAGCCATGACGGTGTCAGTCGTGCCCGAGACGCCCCAGGGATCCGATGCCCCCGTCATCGGGATCACCGCCGGCGTCGACTACGAGCTGCCGTTCGAACTCGACACGAGCCTCGAAGACATCGGAGGGCCGAGCGCCGGGATGATCTTCGCGCTCGCCATCTACGACAAACTCACTCCTGAATCACTCACGGAGGATCGTGCCGTGGCGGGGACTGGCACGATCGACGGCGAGGGACGCATCGGCGGGATCGGCGGGCTGCCGCAGAAGATCGCCGGCGCGGCGGGCGCGGACGCGGAGCTGTTTCTGATGCCGATCGAGAACTGCGCGGACATCCCCTCCCGGCTTCCCGACAACATGGCGGTCGCTCCGGTCGGCACCCTCGACGAGGCGCTCGACGCCGTCGCCGCCTTCACCGCGGGCGATGACGTGCCGGGTCCTGAGGCGTGCGATGGGGTCGCGGCAGGAGCCGTTTCGTAA
- the nudC gene encoding NAD(+) diphosphatase: MPDSRPPLATGALDRDAVTRSSEAAIAEAWRSADARVLVLRGALVPMASTGDALALRATSGVFSLRTDGATRSYLGRIDGAPVFAEEYGADAASGAAGEPTVSGSSAEADTGVAGSRWVHPFECAAMLSPAEREVLAVASALARWHESFGFSPRDGAPLELTLGGWAGVDPHGGEHFPRTDPAVIVLIEHEGRVLLGSNALWQTNRFSLLAGFVEAGESAEHTVVREVFEEAGVRVDRVTYVASQPWPFPRSLMLGFRARLVPGSDPTLLDPDRAEISELRWFSRDELRDPAPELQLPGSLSIARWMIDAWIAEGDRADERA, encoded by the coding sequence ATGCCCGACTCTCGCCCGCCACTCGCCACAGGAGCGCTCGACCGCGACGCGGTGACGCGGAGCAGCGAGGCGGCGATCGCCGAGGCCTGGCGTTCGGCCGATGCACGGGTACTCGTCTTGCGCGGTGCGCTGGTGCCGATGGCGTCGACGGGTGATGCCCTGGCTCTGCGAGCGACCTCCGGAGTGTTCTCGCTTCGCACGGACGGTGCGACGCGGTCCTATCTCGGCCGCATCGACGGTGCCCCGGTCTTCGCAGAGGAGTACGGCGCCGATGCCGCGAGTGGTGCGGCAGGGGAGCCGACCGTCTCTGGTTCCAGCGCCGAAGCGGACACCGGTGTTGCCGGTTCGCGATGGGTGCACCCGTTCGAGTGCGCCGCAATGCTGAGCCCCGCCGAGCGGGAGGTGCTCGCGGTCGCCTCGGCTCTCGCGCGCTGGCACGAGTCCTTCGGGTTCTCCCCGCGGGATGGAGCGCCGCTGGAACTGACGCTCGGCGGATGGGCCGGAGTCGATCCGCACGGAGGTGAGCACTTCCCCCGCACCGATCCGGCCGTGATCGTGCTCATCGAGCACGAGGGGAGGGTCCTCCTCGGGTCGAATGCGCTGTGGCAGACGAACCGGTTCTCGCTGCTCGCCGGTTTCGTGGAGGCGGGCGAGTCCGCGGAGCACACGGTGGTTCGCGAGGTGTTCGAGGAGGCAGGGGTGCGTGTGGACCGCGTGACCTATGTCGCCTCTCAGCCGTGGCCGTTCCCGCGCTCGCTGATGCTGGGATTCCGAGCGCGACTGGTCCCGGGGTCTGACCCGACCCTCCTCGATCCCGACAGAGCGGAGATCTCCGAGTTGCGGTGGTTCTCCCGTGACGAGCTCCGCGATCCGGCCCCCGAGTTGCAGCTGCCGGGGTCGCTGTCCATCGCGCGGTGGATGATCGATGCGTGGATTGCGGAGGGCGATCGCGCCGATGAGCGGGCCTGA
- a CDS encoding phosphotransferase, producing MASTPLTLAALATSAVPGLIVHGARVHTSGEEGAYTSVVVTAEAEELIVRIPRTPSAETEQSAELLGLAALTSGARARLPFSVPEARGVTRSGDTRAVVTTFLAGSHVAEDSLDPGAYLLQPIADMLSAIHELPHSIVIQGGLTVRSAQDVRLDTARFVERAGATRLLPQTVQNRWQQLLRQQELWDFAPTAIHGSLTLDRLLVAEDEVTGVLGWGEFSIGDPASDLAWLLASGPEVFDSVVARYGQQRDTGHRGHLRTRAVLYHELEIARWLMHGIDTRDQSVVDDAVAMLDRLVDRLTSIPEPHARSAALGEEELSQLLDEVPRVEDTRSDTAEYEALDEDRVFGADTDFIEPLDAADSGSGEARSGDAEAEDTPADFDPLADPDEAPARSRGPEERSADADADRERE from the coding sequence ATGGCCAGTACTCCTCTCACTCTAGCCGCGCTCGCGACCTCCGCGGTTCCCGGGCTCATCGTGCACGGCGCGCGCGTACACACGAGCGGAGAGGAAGGCGCGTACACCTCCGTGGTCGTCACGGCCGAGGCGGAAGAACTCATCGTACGCATTCCGCGCACGCCCTCGGCCGAGACCGAGCAGTCCGCCGAGCTGCTCGGACTCGCGGCTCTCACCTCGGGTGCGCGGGCACGGCTCCCCTTCTCCGTGCCAGAGGCCCGAGGCGTGACTCGCTCGGGTGACACTCGAGCGGTGGTGACGACCTTCCTCGCCGGCTCGCACGTGGCCGAGGACTCCCTCGACCCGGGCGCGTACCTGCTCCAGCCGATCGCCGACATGCTGAGCGCCATACACGAGCTACCGCACAGCATCGTGATCCAGGGCGGCCTCACGGTGCGGTCAGCTCAGGACGTCCGGTTGGACACCGCACGGTTCGTCGAGCGTGCCGGAGCGACGCGCCTCCTCCCGCAAACGGTGCAGAACCGTTGGCAGCAGCTGCTCCGTCAACAGGAGCTCTGGGACTTCGCGCCGACCGCAATTCACGGATCACTCACGCTCGACAGGCTCCTCGTCGCGGAGGACGAGGTGACCGGCGTGCTCGGTTGGGGCGAGTTCTCCATCGGGGATCCCGCAAGCGACCTAGCCTGGCTCCTCGCCTCGGGACCCGAGGTCTTCGACAGTGTCGTCGCGAGATACGGGCAGCAGCGCGACACCGGCCATCGGGGCCACCTGCGCACCCGCGCGGTGCTCTACCACGAGCTCGAGATCGCCAGGTGGCTGATGCACGGCATCGACACCCGCGACCAGTCGGTCGTGGACGACGCCGTCGCCATGCTCGATCGGCTCGTCGACCGCCTGACTTCGATTCCCGAACCTCACGCGCGGTCCGCGGCACTCGGCGAGGAGGAACTCTCGCAGCTGCTCGACGAGGTGCCGCGGGTGGAGGACACCCGGTCGGACACCGCCGAGTACGAGGCACTGGATGAGGACCGCGTCTTCGGCGCGGACACGGACTTCATCGAGCCACTCGACGCTGCCGATTCAGGCAGTGGCGAAGCCAGGAGCGGAGACGCGGAAGCTGAGGACACCCCCGCAGACTTCGACCCGCTCGCCGACCCGGATGAGGCACCCGCGCGCTCTCGGGGCCCCGAGGAGCGGAGTGCCGATGCCGATGCCGATCGTGAGCGGGAGTAG
- a CDS encoding ATP-dependent DNA helicase has protein sequence MSRKQDRAAAFSAVEIAQLMADDPSAALLPTDEQRAVIEHRLDGSTLVVAGAGSGKTETMANRVVWLVANGFSDPGAILGLTFTRKAAGELGERIVGRLTRFVERVSDAADRGLLTPFQSERAEELAAVLEDGLVQPEVSTYNAFASSIVQEFGVAAGVAAAATVIDSATAWRMARGTVLASEAPGLVDTDTPLPTIIRRVLELDHAVSDHLTSLERVDAVVTEFARVIELPYNEKQALSRTGKPYKAVADAVEAHRETPLLTRLAREFAAAKDRGGVVEFSDQVRLAVSTLEESREAVTILRRRHRIVLLDEVQDTSVGQTRLLSRIFAGSSVMAVGDPHQSIYGWRGASSDNLRRFHEVFAGPGERVSSTLSLSMSWRNPSGVLAAANVVADPLVADAAVTVERLRAAPHTGDGAIEWRYPETVAEEFSAVAEWLAEGRERRRLETGHLPTAAVLFRNRRHMPAVAAALGEVGVPSRIIGVGGLLATPEVTDVVSTLRCLWYAEAGSELIRLLAGPRFRIGVADLDGLRRCAAWFSERDSGHQRLTDADLASRPLLADPEQRVTLLDALDEIAEMRDLDHRSLAAVSPEGRGRLREAGRMLRRLRRSVGAGIPELIRAVEHELRLDIELDAHERSGHDGSAVARANLDAFTEVVQGFLAVDEHGTLASVLAWLERATEDDEPAEHVPEPEPGTVDLITVHGSKGLEWDLVAIPRLVTGEFPGPSREGRGWLRPGQLPDELRGDASGRPELRWRLAETQEDLHRAISGYREGRGDDAVYVPGYLDALAERHAAEERRLAYVAITRSASELLLTGSFWGGQLKSRVPSPFLRELDAAGVIAELPENSRFESDPSERPERTLVWPQDPLGRRRASVQQAAESVRAALAADDAPGRTPDHFVVGIDPTVELLIAEKRSAEESGGRRHAEDLSSSGRITASGFHEFVDDPERADRQARRPLPLRPYRRTRIGNRFHEWVERRATTAVGTALPLAGLEPDLDEVHRTEFDGEAELAPLITNFERSRWANLQPIAVEQEITLPFAGRQLVCKLDAVYRVGEGDDARIEIVDWKSGRPPATEAERETRLYQLELYRHAYARWAELPPDTIDVSLYYVADDVEIRGEHHLDFSALENLWVEAARRL, from the coding sequence ATGAGTCGGAAACAGGATCGCGCAGCCGCGTTCAGCGCCGTGGAGATCGCGCAGCTCATGGCGGATGATCCGTCGGCGGCGCTGCTGCCGACGGATGAGCAGCGCGCCGTGATCGAGCACCGCCTCGACGGGAGCACGCTCGTCGTCGCGGGAGCCGGCAGCGGCAAGACGGAGACGATGGCGAATCGCGTCGTCTGGCTCGTTGCGAACGGATTCAGCGACCCAGGGGCGATTCTCGGGTTGACCTTCACGCGAAAGGCAGCGGGCGAACTCGGGGAGCGCATCGTCGGCCGGCTGACTCGTTTTGTGGAGCGCGTCTCCGACGCGGCAGATCGCGGACTTCTCACACCGTTCCAGAGCGAACGGGCGGAAGAGCTCGCGGCAGTGCTCGAAGACGGGCTCGTGCAACCCGAGGTGAGCACCTACAACGCGTTCGCCTCGAGTATCGTGCAGGAGTTCGGCGTCGCAGCGGGCGTCGCCGCTGCGGCGACCGTGATCGACTCAGCAACTGCCTGGCGTATGGCCCGCGGCACGGTGCTCGCGAGCGAGGCGCCAGGGCTCGTCGACACCGACACTCCGCTGCCCACCATCATCCGCCGCGTGCTCGAGCTCGACCATGCCGTCTCCGACCACCTCACCTCACTCGAGCGGGTCGACGCCGTCGTGACGGAGTTCGCCCGCGTCATCGAGCTCCCGTACAACGAGAAGCAGGCGCTCAGTCGCACCGGCAAACCCTACAAAGCGGTTGCTGACGCGGTAGAGGCGCACCGGGAGACCCCGCTCCTCACACGTCTGGCCCGGGAGTTCGCCGCTGCGAAGGACCGCGGCGGCGTGGTCGAGTTCTCGGACCAGGTGCGACTCGCCGTCAGTACTCTCGAGGAGTCGCGCGAGGCGGTGACGATCCTGCGACGACGGCACCGCATCGTTCTGCTCGACGAGGTGCAGGACACGTCCGTCGGCCAGACACGGCTGCTCTCCCGCATCTTCGCCGGGAGCTCGGTCATGGCCGTCGGCGATCCCCATCAATCCATCTACGGGTGGCGCGGGGCGTCCTCCGACAATCTCCGCCGCTTCCACGAAGTCTTCGCCGGGCCGGGGGAGCGCGTCAGCTCGACGCTGTCCCTCTCGATGAGCTGGCGAAACCCCTCTGGCGTGCTCGCGGCGGCGAACGTGGTCGCCGATCCGCTCGTCGCTGACGCTGCGGTGACCGTCGAGCGACTGCGCGCCGCGCCCCACACCGGTGATGGGGCGATCGAGTGGCGCTACCCCGAAACCGTGGCGGAGGAGTTCTCCGCGGTTGCCGAGTGGCTCGCGGAGGGGAGGGAGCGCCGGCGACTCGAGACCGGTCACCTGCCGACGGCCGCCGTGCTGTTCCGCAATCGCCGGCACATGCCCGCCGTCGCGGCGGCACTCGGTGAGGTCGGAGTGCCCAGCCGGATCATCGGGGTGGGAGGACTGCTGGCGACCCCCGAGGTCACCGACGTCGTCAGCACCCTTCGCTGCCTCTGGTATGCGGAGGCGGGAAGCGAACTTATCAGGCTCCTCGCCGGTCCGCGATTCAGGATCGGGGTCGCCGACCTCGATGGGCTCCGACGTTGCGCCGCCTGGTTCTCGGAGCGGGACTCCGGGCACCAACGGCTCACGGATGCCGACCTCGCCTCCCGTCCACTGCTCGCCGATCCGGAACAGCGCGTCACGCTGCTCGACGCCCTCGACGAGATCGCTGAGATGCGCGACCTGGATCACCGGTCGCTCGCCGCGGTCAGCCCCGAAGGCCGGGGCCGCCTCCGTGAAGCGGGGCGCATGCTCAGGCGACTGCGTCGGAGCGTGGGTGCCGGCATCCCGGAGCTCATCCGGGCTGTCGAGCACGAGCTGCGGCTGGACATCGAACTCGACGCCCATGAGCGCAGCGGTCACGACGGGTCGGCAGTGGCCCGTGCGAACCTGGACGCCTTCACCGAAGTGGTGCAGGGCTTTCTCGCCGTCGACGAGCACGGCACACTAGCTTCGGTCCTCGCCTGGCTGGAGCGTGCCACAGAGGACGACGAACCGGCCGAGCACGTTCCCGAGCCAGAGCCCGGTACGGTCGACCTCATCACGGTGCACGGCTCCAAGGGGCTGGAGTGGGACCTCGTGGCGATCCCTCGCCTGGTGACCGGCGAGTTCCCCGGTCCGTCACGCGAGGGTCGCGGCTGGTTGCGTCCGGGCCAGTTGCCTGACGAGCTCCGCGGGGATGCCTCCGGCCGTCCCGAGCTACGCTGGCGCCTCGCCGAGACGCAGGAGGACCTTCACCGTGCGATCAGCGGGTACCGGGAAGGGCGGGGCGACGACGCCGTGTACGTTCCCGGCTACCTCGATGCCCTCGCGGAGCGTCACGCAGCAGAGGAACGGCGGCTCGCTTACGTGGCGATCACCAGATCAGCGAGCGAGCTGCTGCTGACGGGATCGTTCTGGGGCGGTCAGCTGAAGTCTCGGGTTCCGTCGCCGTTCTTGCGCGAGCTCGACGCTGCCGGCGTGATCGCCGAACTGCCGGAGAACAGTCGATTCGAGTCCGACCCCAGTGAGCGACCCGAGCGCACTTTGGTGTGGCCACAGGATCCGCTCGGCCGTCGCCGGGCGAGCGTGCAGCAGGCCGCCGAGTCCGTGCGTGCTGCGCTCGCTGCGGACGACGCGCCCGGTCGTACTCCCGACCACTTCGTTGTCGGCATCGATCCGACCGTTGAACTGCTGATCGCCGAGAAGCGCAGCGCTGAGGAGAGCGGGGGGCGCCGGCACGCTGAGGACCTCTCTTCGAGCGGTCGCATCACTGCGTCGGGGTTCCACGAGTTCGTCGACGACCCCGAGCGGGCAGACCGTCAGGCGCGGCGTCCGCTGCCGCTCCGTCCGTATCGGAGGACGCGCATCGGGAACCGCTTCCACGAGTGGGTGGAGCGGCGCGCCACGACCGCCGTCGGCACGGCCCTGCCCCTCGCGGGACTCGAACCGGACCTGGACGAGGTGCATCGGACGGAGTTCGACGGCGAAGCGGAGCTGGCCCCCCTCATCACGAACTTCGAGCGGTCGCGTTGGGCGAATCTGCAACCCATCGCGGTCGAGCAGGAGATCACGCTCCCGTTCGCAGGCCGGCAGCTTGTATGCAAACTCGACGCCGTCTACCGGGTCGGTGAGGGCGACGACGCGCGTATCGAGATCGTGGACTGGAAATCGGGTCGCCCACCGGCGACCGAGGCCGAGCGCGAGACACGGCTGTACCAGCTCGAGCTCTACCGGCACGCCTACGCGCGATGGGCCGAATTACCGCCCGACACCATCGATGTCTCCCTCTACTACGTCGCCGACGACGTCGAGATCCGCGGCGAGCATCACCTCGACTTCAGCGCGCTCGAGAATCTGTGGGTCGAAGCTGCGCGACGGTTGTGA
- a CDS encoding zinc-dependent metalloprotease produces the protein MNEHDDSQNPDDNRDFEELQRILRDMLSGDASASPEGFDPAQIAAAAGLPGDPAALQRLFATLQGAMQQQGDGIDWSITRKTAIDVASSEGADTPRGDRASAERAFPVAALWLDEVTDVGATPDAPRTLSRIDWVQQSVDTWVGFAQPVADSITTALMDALTQQMPEELSGALQNAGPMLKNVGGTLFAVQLGTIIGKLSGEVLSGGDVGVPLLSGPGHEGGALLPSGVEAFASGLDQDLDAVTLYLAVRELAHARLFRHTKWLRLHLTSAIAEFARGIHIETDRIEEMARDLDPQRPEEIQELLSNGALIPPKSPAQEAAHERIETMLALIEGWVDVVTADAVSRLPGAEGIAEMVRRRRATGGPAEQAFSTLIGLELRPRRMREGAALWRLVGEVGGRQTRDGLWAHPDLLPTAEEISHPARLLERLGLAGSDEGTAEADDFDRELAKLLDGETGDGGDAEATDEEPGDGPGPRVS, from the coding sequence ATGAACGAGCACGACGACTCCCAGAATCCCGACGACAACCGCGACTTCGAAGAGTTGCAGCGCATCCTCAGAGACATGCTCTCCGGCGACGCCTCCGCGTCTCCGGAGGGTTTCGACCCCGCGCAGATCGCCGCTGCAGCGGGTCTTCCCGGAGACCCTGCAGCGCTGCAGCGGCTGTTCGCCACGCTGCAGGGAGCGATGCAGCAGCAGGGCGACGGCATCGACTGGTCGATCACCCGCAAGACGGCGATCGACGTCGCCAGCAGCGAGGGTGCCGATACGCCCCGGGGCGACCGCGCCTCGGCAGAGCGGGCGTTCCCGGTAGCGGCCCTCTGGCTCGACGAGGTCACCGATGTCGGCGCCACCCCAGACGCACCGCGCACCCTGTCGCGCATCGACTGGGTGCAGCAGTCCGTCGACACCTGGGTCGGGTTCGCGCAGCCGGTCGCCGACTCAATCACGACGGCGCTGATGGACGCGCTCACGCAGCAGATGCCCGAGGAGCTCAGCGGGGCGCTGCAGAATGCCGGCCCCATGCTGAAGAACGTCGGCGGCACGCTGTTCGCCGTGCAACTCGGCACGATCATCGGCAAGCTCTCGGGGGAGGTGCTCTCCGGCGGCGATGTCGGGGTACCCCTGCTCTCCGGCCCCGGTCACGAAGGGGGCGCGCTGCTCCCCTCGGGAGTGGAGGCGTTCGCGTCGGGATTGGATCAGGATCTCGACGCCGTCACGCTGTATCTCGCCGTACGCGAACTCGCGCATGCGCGGCTGTTCCGCCACACGAAGTGGCTCCGGCTGCACCTCACCAGCGCGATCGCCGAGTTCGCACGAGGCATCCACATCGAGACGGACCGCATCGAGGAGATGGCGCGCGACCTTGATCCGCAACGTCCCGAAGAAATACAGGAGCTCCTCTCCAACGGCGCGCTCATCCCGCCGAAATCGCCTGCGCAGGAAGCCGCGCACGAGCGAATCGAAACGATGCTGGCACTCATCGAGGGCTGGGTCGACGTCGTCACCGCCGACGCGGTATCCCGCCTTCCGGGAGCAGAGGGCATCGCGGAGATGGTCCGTCGTCGGCGAGCTACCGGCGGGCCGGCCGAGCAGGCGTTCTCCACCCTCATCGGACTTGAACTCCGGCCTCGGCGCATGCGCGAGGGCGCTGCGCTCTGGAGACTGGTCGGAGAGGTCGGTGGCCGCCAGACACGGGACGGCCTCTGGGCGCACCCCGACCTCCTGCCGACCGCCGAGGAGATCTCTCACCCCGCACGACTCCTCGAGCGGTTGGGGCTCGCAGGCAGCGACGAAGGCACCGCGGAAGCCGACGATTTCGACCGCGAGCTCGCGAAACTGCTCGACGGTGAGACCGGTGACGGCGGCGACGCTGAAGCCACAGACGAAGAGCCGGGTGACGGACCAGGCCCTCGAGTGAGCTGA